The DNA sequence ACCCAAAGCTTAAAAAGAGCTGCGTCCAGCAATGACTATTGTTAGGTCCTGATTTCAACCTACaataaaaatgcaaaataGCACTTAACCATCTTTTATCCATACACCTTCCAGAAACTTCCTCTCCCGGATTCGACGCAGGCGAGTGTTCGATGCGTCTGGAGCGAGTGTCGCTGTTGGACGACGGCGCGTGGAGCTGCCACGCCGGCCTCGTGGACCAGAGCCGGGAGCAGACCGCCAGCCTCAGGGTTCATGTTCGACGTATGTGATGCTAGTGAAGTTAGTTATACACtctcgagcaatgaaaaagtgcaagtAGCACCAAATTGCTCCTAAACGGCAAAAGCGGTTAATGacaatatattttacagttcatcaaatttaattatcaCCAACTACGAAGCGTATaggttaaaattataaaaaaaaagttaaaaaaattgctgttTAAAATTGTAAGGATGTAGGTATAGATGGGAGGAAGCTTGTCTAATACAAACTACTGAAggcatttttatgaaattgaaTAGAATTTTCCTGGTATCCAGGATTAACAGGAAAGTTAACGAAGAATATGTTtgaaatgtaagtacttagggaggggtacttacttatacactttatttatgtagccataaaacaaatacaataaacGTGTTTTAATTTGTTCTGCAGCAAAGATGGCAGTGAGCCAGTTCACGGACACATTGGGAAGACTGGTCGTGCGGGGAGACACGGGCAAGTCCGACCTCGACTACTGCAGATTTGTCCGGATTGATGGACTTGGTAAATatcttataagtacctattactgCTCTACCtactcaattttattttaattgtgaAGTAAGATCGATTTCGAATTTTTGAACCCTATAATTATGATATCCTGGCAGGATCGCTATGTAAGGATGCGAGCCATAAGTAAGACGGTTGATGTGCGAATGACCGTTTATTACTTATGTTGCCACACTACATCTGAAATCGCCATGAAAATTGGTAACTAACTCCAGGATGACGAATGATTAGTTACGTTACGAATAAACAAATTCACCCATTATGACTCTGCTCAAAGCAAACAAATTTTATCGACCAATTCCGCTATCCATAGAACCCGtaaaaattacctaattaactAAGCTACCAAACCCCTTTCCCCAGGCTTCACCTCCGACAGTACACCCGACCGCTACACATCCGAGAGCAAGTTGAGCTCCGGCTTCTGCTCCATCGTCATCGCACGGCCCACCATCTTGGAACACCACCCCTGGACCGTGGTCGCAAGCAAGGACGGGAGGGAGATCAGCGGCACCACGCAGATGTCTCTGCTGATGCCTGAGATTTgtaagttttgttatttttgtgttaCGCCTTTTTATTTAGTAGGATCATGCCGCGAGGTAGATATTATATGATACATGCGCATTTtgcttttataaaattatgataaaatcTGAACGGtgagcacggggcgcatttaagacgtgacaaaagttgtccatcgcgctcactcacatcgcgcagcctcaagagcgaccGCGACGAGAAATTTTGTCAGTTTTGCCGAATAGCGGTAGAGCTGCATGTAGCACGCACCAATGGCGTCGCGAAGTTTTGACACATCACATAACACCCGTGCCTCAACCCGCACGTATCTATAAAGTTTCTTCTGCGtgcaaaaaatatcaaatctcTCCTTCACAGACCAAGACCAGAGACCACTCAGACCACTATTCTCAACCTTTGCCAGAAaccttataagtacctaatctcAACATTCCTTTCAGTCTACAACCGAAACGGCTTATCCTCACTCTTATGGTTACTAATCTTGGCGGTCCTTCCCGCTGTGGTGATGGTCCTACTGCTGTCCAACCGTCGCGGCCGCGAGTGGACCGCCAGGCGTGCCTCGAGCATCCGGTCCAGCTTCCGTAGACCCACCAGCTATAACACCACGCCGGTGGTCGCTGATTCCAAGGAGGTCACCAAAgtaccgctggagtagaaagttTATAAACTGCTGCTATTATTTAAGTTAACTTCTTAAATAATATCGGGACAGGCAAGAAacgaaaatttatatttaaaaaataaatgtccaTAAAATTGTGAGGCCTTGTTGATATTGTTGTAACTATAGTGATAATATAATtgcatttaattaaacaactATGTATATCTGCCTACCTAACTATCtactaataaatatttgtatgaatacctacctactttgttTGTGTCCTTTCTGAAAGAATCCGCCACCACTACTTGTAGAATAGCTGCGAATTTGTTCCACACGCAAAGTGTATTATGTAGTGCATCACGATGTCTATTGTTAACCGAGATACTGActttataataagtaggtgACTATTCCACGAAGTCCCAATATGCCACTCCAAAATACGTTTACTCCATCACTTATGAAGTGGACAGTGGACATCGTGACTAGGAATGTAGGACGTCCTTTAAGGTGGGACATATTTCTTGGCttaagtacaaaaaagcaaGTTTTCATTGGATCCAGCGGCCTGTTTCTTGAAGGAGTGGAATGACAAATAATACCAAGTGtggtaaaaaataatgtaacgACCCAACGCCTCTACAGACTAACactgttgcaaaaaaggtcaaaatttgcgaaaaaattatatcattctccatagtaaaaattcacgtaacaacaaagtttctatggttcattttttcgcgaattttgacattctgatttaatttttgggcttagatataacatggtgcacacgtaggtttttGCTTCGTATACCCTTTATGCAACGCTACACCCTTTATAAGTCTaattaactgccagtttcaataactctatctaccgatcaCTGGCAGTtcctttcatacgattttgacaggctgtaactttgaatgtctcaaaatagtatgaaagtaagtcatcggtagataaaataatgaaactggcagtaaaagtCTGATTAAAACAATGTCTCTGATTAGCTTACCATGCACGAGTTATAGGTATCAATTTATTAATCCAGTCCAAATAAGTCAAGACTAGTACGAAGGGACGCAACATCAGCTATCAGATAAGTAgcaatttgataatttatgttataaaataaacaagatATAATATAGCGATTGCGATTAATCcagtattaaattattataagccAAATATGCCGTGTTTTCGTGGTGTTCTATAAGTGTAATCTGTTTATTTAAAGTTTGCTGTAACTATTCGGACATTTGAAAATGAAGGCGATAATTTTAAGCGTATTTTTGGTCACTTTAACTAATGGTAAGTATTTTTGAACAAGTGATTTTGTGATGCTGAATGGAATTGTCATGTTACATAGCGTTACATTGCTATTTATTGAACATGGAATGGTTATCAGAGGTAAAATGATCTATTTACCCGTTTGAGAGAATAAGGGCGGTGGGGTTGTAGGTCATTGTTCCACAAGTCTTGAGCTTTGCAGGATTTTTTAGAAAGAGTAGCTTTAGCTTTTTAACTCCCCAGCCCACGTCGAAATGTccactatatttatgtatgtatacctaataaaaacCCTAATCTCCAATACTCTTACAGCATCCCTCCTCTCAAGATCCTATCAGCGGATATCAGGAGGCACCTCGGCACCCATCAACGCATATCCATTCGCCGCTGCCCTGATCACCAACGCTGGGGCTGGCTCCTACCAGCAGGCGTGTGGCGGGTCCATCCTCACTGACTCAGCTATCCTGACTGCCGCCTCTTGTTTCCACACCGAAGGAGTGTAAGTTAGTCGTAGAGGTTTGTTCTTTATCGTTATCGTCAACTCGTCATCGTTAGATGCTGGATAGAGGCCCTCATGCAAAATATGTTCTCGGTCGTTCTAATCCAGCAAGGCACCGGCTAGCTTTCTAAATTGCCAGTGGCCTTATCcaaccaaaaaaaatcatcatcgTGCGCTAATAACATAACCATGCTGGAGACAATCTTGGAGCACCATAATACAATATCCTCGGCCCCTCATTCacccactaccggctacctacCTATCTGTCAAGGGTCATCACCACACTTGCAaaagtaaataacatttatttgtcTTCCTGCAGAGAGCACCCGATCCACTGGTCGCGAGCTAGAGTAGGCTCCGTATACGCAAACTCTGGCGGAGTGACACACCTCATTCGTCTCATTTCCCGCCACCCCTCCTACAACTGGAGAGAGGGAGACGGCGATATCGCCGTGTTGCGTCTCACGTTCCCTCTGGCTCTGGGCCCGAGTGTCTCCGCTGTGAATATCGCTGGCGGCGCGTATCCTGATCTGGAGAATCAGCAACCTATTGATGCTATTGGTTGGGGCTTGCTTTCCGTGAGTAGAGTTTGTTTATTTGACCATTATCATCCCTACCACTAGAGGcttatacccagcagtgggcagatacgggctgataacgatgatgatgatgatgatccctaccctaccctaaaGAATATTCATATCTAGTAATAGGATGGATTCATATAAAACCCGAATCTTGCCCTAGGCTAGAAGTAGTATTCCATGCTCGCTGAACCCCTGTCATATAATTATCTTTCTTGTCATGTAAAACACTATTTATGTAGATTGCTCGAATTACAAGTTAAAACTCTTGTAATATCATCTTGAAATTGTCCGTTTATGTCAATGTTTGTATAGGGCTGTTATATCACTCTGCGTATCTGACTAcatatcgacggtggaaaggcaaaaTGGTTTAAGCGCCATGACATAAAATGTTCACCAGAgcgatttaaagtttgaaattttcgaaaaaaaatcatatctctgtaattattctagctatggctttgaaaattaaaatacgttaaattgaaatagttttctatgttattctgtatataaaatgaatgtacatattctatttactgaaataagggacataagacataggcatctgaaatctcagtctggtaaaattggcttaaacgacattaacattttaattaaatacaagtaaaaacaatttaaacaccaaggagatttaaccatcacaccaggataatgttttataataatttatgttactttaaacATTCCATAAGAATAAATTAACCGCCAGACTAAGGCAATTTATATCTAAGatgaatgacttaaagaataaatgaacttataattggacctcagaactcgagaacggttgaaccgattttggtctagaaacatttgtggaagtccagggaaggtataaaaggtaagaagggtagggtagggtagggtagggtagggtagggtagggtagggtagggtagggtagggtagggtaggatagggtagggtagggtaagaAGCGGTACCTGCGGGCCAGctagattgaaaacaaaaaatt is a window from the Plutella xylostella chromosome 7, ilPluXylo3.1, whole genome shotgun sequence genome containing:
- the LOC105386768 gene encoding trypsin, alkaline C, coding for MKAIILSVFLVTLTNASLLSRSYQRISGGTSAPINAYPFAAALITNAGAGSYQQACGGSILTDSAILTAASCFHTEGVEHPIHWSRARVGSVYANSGGVTHLIRLISRHPSYNWREGDGDIAVLRLTFPLALGPSVSAVNIAGGAYPDLENQQPIDAIGWGLLSEGGDSSIALRSVQFWAVDRQLCRQRYAARGFTVTDNMVCAGWLDVGVKAQCEGDTGSPLLHNGVVVGVYSQTAGECAEGRYPGINTRVSAYTSWIIQEVRTQL